attattattcAAGACAGCTATTGATGAAAGATGTCTCTttgaagagacatgaaaattcctataaataggaatgagatttcatttggaaatcataccaacaaattctaatattctttatcataccaacaaattctaatattctttctttccttccttcgttttctaatatttttagattattctataaagtattactgcaaaaatcctttatagaaattgagtttcttgtcatACATTACTCAGTGTGTAGTGGGCTATTCTCGCCAGTGTAAAACGCAAAtagtcattggcttcattgtatcctcgaggttaATTTTCTTGGAACTCGTTTGCACACCAAAGATAAGTGGGGGCGAATATAATCTTAAAGATAGTGACTTGATACACGCCttggagccttgtcctatttcttctTCTGTTCGAGTTCCATTCGTCTGTTCGAGATTTTCCTCACTGGAGATTTGTACTAACAAAAAATAGTGAAAGCGTTAGGTGATGTGAAAGTTAGTGATTAAGTAAACTTGTAAGTGAATGTGATATGTGAAGATAGTGAAAGATTACAAATTTTTATAAGTGGATTAAATGATAAGATATGTGAAGATGATGGTAAaagattataaattttataagttGATTAAGTGAAGATAGTAATAAATTTGTGTATAATtaaacaaaaagtgcaaacatgaCGTGAATTTAAAAGAAATGTTCACAAGAATGTGCGAAGGCTCTAATAAATAAAATGGAATTAGAGGGATATAACTAGCATGCATTGGAATTTTCGAGCGCTCTCCTGTTATTCACACTTCGGTGCTTCTAATATTCGCATTTCGATGCACATGATATTCATATTTCGGTGCGCTTGATATTAACACTTATGTGCCTTGACTATTCCGTGTATCCCTCTTAGTCCTCTATTGCTTACTAAGGACTGCACTACCTGAAGTAAAATTGTTATGTGAAGTGAATAAGTTCGTGAAGTGAAGTAGGCATGTGAAGTGAATTAAATATGTGTAATTCTTGACAGGCAAATATTTAAATTTGTGAATTGTTTCATTGATTTAGTGCTCAATAGTATAATAGTGAAAAGATTATAATAAGACATAATGTGAATAAAAGTGTTAGAAATAAACTAATGTGATATGATGAAATTTATATTGAATACTTGGTTAAGTGTACGATTTACAGAAGTATTTACTAAGCTTTCATGAAATTTAATGCGTTATTTCTATCCAGTAATGTGTGGAAAGTGATCATGTGGAAAGTGTTCGTGAATGACTTACCGAATCACATCTCATCAACAAAGTAAGATGGTAAAGTACGAATTTCAATTTATGAACAGTAATGTGACATTTACTTAGGTAATGAAAGTGTTAAGTAGTTAGTGAAATGCtttgaaaacaagttgtgtttaAGTCATGTATAAGTCCTGAATCGTGACACCCTTTCACTTGGATTATTGATTTGACTCGGGTATATGGGTGTTACAGAAATGTCCACCAATATGATATTTGTCAATCTTACTTAGTTATTTACCTTCGCTGTCATACTTATTTAAAGTTACTTATTCAACTTagtttaaaattgaatttaattgacATTAGAAtccaaaatttatcattttatcaaaaaaaaaaaaagaccctAACATATTTGTAActtcaattttaattttagatACTGTATTAGTATTATCAGTAGAAGctgagattttaaaattttgaagttgGTACACATTATGATTTATGtttgaatatatttttatatttaattaaattgtgtTTCGCTAAATCAGAAGTAGTACAAAGTGTGTTATTAATCAGAAGTAGTACAAAGTGTGTTATTCTTCCAAAGCATATAAAAGTAGCACAAGTTTTCTTAAGAGACTCAGAATATAGTTTAATAGATAAAGCAAAGCTTAACGCATTAATTGAGCTAACACTTTAAAAGAAGAACCATTGTGATTCCAAGCTTTTTCTCCACTCAATTTGAGTTGTTTGACTCTAGCTCTCATTGCATGCCCTTCTTCATCATCCATTAGCCTTTTCACCATCAACTTTATCTCCTCTCTTTCTACAATTTCCTTTGATGGCAATGTTTTGGATCGCACTGCTATTTTCAGCTCTTCTACCAACAAAGTAGCATTCATTCTCTGTTCTGCATATAGGGGCCAAGCTATCAAGGGTACTCCATGGGTGATACTTTCTAAGGTCGAATTCCACCCACAGTGCGACAAAAATCCCCCAACTGATTGATGCCTCAAAATTTCAACCTGTGGAGCCCAATCAGAGATTATCAGTCCCATATTGTTGCTCCAGCCCAAGAATCCTTCAGGCAAATAGCCTGCTAATCTTTCATCATTGCAGTCATTTCCAACGGTGAAAAATGACCCATGACAGGATTTTCCAACAACTGGTGTTCGGACCACCCAAATGAACCTTTGTTGGCTTAGCTCTAAACCCAAAGCCAACTCTTTTGTCAATATCCCCTCACTCCCAAATGATATGTACAAAACAGACTCACTCAGTTGCTTGTCTAGCCAATGAAACATTTCACTTTTGTTCGAGTCAATTGGTCTGTTTGGCGTTGTTACCATTGGCCCAACTGGATAGATTGGAGCCTTGCTGATACCACCCCAGAGCTTATCATCTCTCAAAGCTTCAAGCGTTGCTGGTTCCAGCTCCTCCCATGTGTTAAGCAAAATCCCATCTGCCATTGGGATCTTAATCCCCATATTTAAATATTCCAAGTATTGTTGATCAGATCGACATAACATTGGATCTACTACATCTTCAAGTTGAAGAGGCCTACATCCGGGGATAAACAAAGCATCCTTTTCATCAACGTACTCTCCCTTGACAACCTCATCGAGAACCGGAAGATATAAAGTCAAAGCAAGAAACCATGCATGCGAGGGGATGTAAACAAACTTGGGAATCTTAAATTGATCGGCGATGTCCATACTTTCATATCCGAATAAATCAACAATGAGAAGAAGTGTTGGAGGGACACTCAAAGCAGAGACAGCAGATGAAAAAGCTGGTTTAATTTCACGCATAATAACAACTATTCGAGTAACCACCGCGGCATCAGCATGGACAAGGTGAGAAATATCGGGTGGTGGGAGAAGGATGATTCGACATAGGTTCAGGCTCATAAACGATTGGATTACCAGAGATTCTGCGGCTGATAGTGAAGGAACAACGAAGATGGTTACCTTGGAATTAGACAGAGTGGCTAGGCGCTTTGCAAGCTTCAGGACTGGAGTAAGGTGGCCTAAACCAGGGCTTGATAACAGTACTACGTGAGTCTCCAATTTACTTTCCATGTCTGAAACAAAAACAAGAGCCAGCATTGAAGAAAAGTCATGGTATTTTTATGTCAATAAATAGAGACTGATTTTAGTTTACAAGTGTTGGAGAATTCTTCTCTTTCAATTATCAAACAAATGTGGACTATTTTGGAGTGTTTATAAACTTGCTTTTCCAGCAACTGTGTTACACATTTTAAATTTCATGTAATCATATTCGTTTTCAAATTATCTATTCTTAAGCTCACATCTGTCCTTCTAGAGTAGTTCATTGCTATGAaaggttgatccaagtaagaagAGTCCAATTTTACACCACACAATTGATACCCTTTTCTAAGTATAACGATTGACTCACAATCCATAATTTAATGTGTAGCTAACGGTTGCATATCAACAGAAATTTTGATCTCactatttttcctttttactCGTTTaggcttgttttttttttttaattatagttctaaaatttaaaagttataaaataattttttagctacttgaaaattttttatttaaatcattaaattatttgaaattttttatttaattcaccatgctattaattattttttaaaaaattcaattaacGAGTTCCAAGCAACGATTCGATAATCGATACAGTGGATCAGTATCATCTACAAGTAGAAGAACATATCTTAAATCTAAGTTGATCTAATAATCAATGTCGGAGATCCAAGTTGATCCACATGGCAAACatagattaaataaaaatatttaaatatatattaataaaaatataattttttacatCAAGAATGAATATGAACATATGGTTGTTGAGATATTTTAGTAAGTTCACatatatatttctatttttataaaatattaattttaggttttattattataaatatatataatatatatttataaaaatataaaagaattacAATATTTTAGAAAacgtataaaaatttataatatataaattaataaaaatttaaaatttataaatttataaaaatatataaacatataaaagaactaaaatttctaaatttacagaaatatctatatatatatatatatagatatatatagatatagatatataaaagaactaaaagtatgTCTACATTAAATTTGAACAACCTTTTGTCAAGGTTCATTCTTGATGTTAAaactttttatattatattaatttatatattttaacttttttttaaaaattatatatttttaatttcaaaataataataccaCGATATTTTAGTTAAAAAGCATATAAACTTATTAACAAATATATCTAGAATGAATTTGGACAAATGTGCAATGATTTGATCTTCAGTGGTACAAGATAATGTAGTTTCGGAATCTCATTTTCGTAAACCGAGTctgtaaatataaaataagaatatttaattttcataaaccgagtctgtaaatataaaataagaatatttacagagttatGGTGAGAAAATAATAGAGAATGGTCAAGTAATTTAGTCgataaaatagttaattaaggttcggggattaaattgtaaaagtccaatcgctataaaattttaattaagcaaAAGCTTGAGAACTTAAATAGCAATTATCCCAAggactaaaataataaataaaccaTTGTTTCTTATAGTTAGCGGATGATGATGACATTCTCCATTAAGTGAGATTAACTGTTAATTATGTTAGTTAAGCCATGAATTAAACTAGGCTAATTAATGGCTAATTAGGATATAAAGGTGAAAGTTAGTTGAGAttcatcatcttcattagttcaCCGTCCACCATAGCCAAAAGTTGGAGAAAGTTTCAATAAACATATGACCTTTAAATTATGTATGAAAATCAAGCTATTTTTCTAGTATTTTTTATAGATTTGTGATCATGGGAGTTTGATTTAGCTAGTTCATGTATCAATTTGATCAATTGTTGAATTGTTAGAAATTTTTCATTGttgataaattgattaaataGGCTTGGAATTGAAAGAAATTGAGCATAGAtcataaaaaagactaaattgtaaagttagtTAAGCTTGTTTGTTAGCTTTGTAACATTgcagaccaaattgaataaatgtaaaatcTATCATGAAATTATATTAGAAATAGAAATTATTAGGTACCTAATGAAAGAATATAAAGTCATATTTTAATCCAAAGCTAGGAACCGAAAGTTATGCTTAttcgagtttagggactaaattaaataaaatacaaaatatgtatatattcaaAAAAAGATTAATTAGAATCATGCATTTCATGGAATTTTTGTTGTGAGCCATTAAATGGTTGTTGTGTattaatatatgatattgattgttatatatatatatatatatatatatatatatatatatatatatataactttataGAACTGAAATTTGATAAAGGTGGAGCTAGTAGAGGAAAAGTTAAAATTGTGGAATAAGCTTTGAGAAATCAGCTCGTTTTGTGTTtttgaaggtaagttcttatggAACCTACTACCGTTACATGTTTAATAGGTATGCTTGTGTTTGTTTTCATTATATTTGTCACACCCCAAGTTTAGCGAATTTGAGTTTAAGGCATAGGGCTGTAAAGTTATCAAATTGGCGTAGTTGAATTCACAACTTACAGCCTTCTAGCATATTAGAAAGTGGTGTATAGTAACTGCCATAGAGGTGATTAaaggttttattttattcttattttgttaTATAAGATAAGGGTATATCAAATAAAGTATAAGCCAGTTAAGTTATAGTTACATGCATAGTACGCCCAGTT
This window of the Gossypium arboreum isolate Shixiya-1 chromosome 12, ASM2569848v2, whole genome shotgun sequence genome carries:
- the LOC108485197 gene encoding anthocyanidin 3-O-glucosyltransferase 5, with amino-acid sequence MLALVFVSDMESKLETHVVLLSSPGLGHLTPVLKLAKRLATLSNSKVTIFVVPSLSAAESLVIQSFMSLNLCRIILLPPPDISHLVHADAAVVTRIVVIMREIKPAFSSAVSALSVPPTLLLIVDLFGYESMDIADQFKIPKFVYIPSHAWFLALTLYLPVLDEVVKGEYVDEKDALFIPGCRPLQLEDVVDPMLCRSDQQYLEYLNMGIKIPMADGILLNTWEELEPATLEALRDDKLWGGISKAPIYPVGPMVTTPNRPIDSNKSEMFHWLDKQLSESVLYISFGSEGILTKELALGLELSQQRFIWVVRTPVVGKSCHGSFFTVGNDCNDERLAGYLPEGFLGWSNNMGLIISDWAPQVEILRHQSVGGFLSHCGWNSTLESITHGVPLIAWPLYAEQRMNATLLVEELKIAVRSKTLPSKEIVEREEIKLMVKRLMDDEEGHAMRARVKQLKLSGEKAWNHNGSSFKVLAQLMR